In Ctenopharyngodon idella isolate HZGC_01 chromosome 1, HZGC01, whole genome shotgun sequence, a single genomic region encodes these proteins:
- the atf7ip gene encoding activating transcription factor 7-interacting protein 1 isoform X5 — MEVAVPEEPQKKIFRARKTMKMSDRQQLEALHNTLTTSSSASYSSSSSQPQTPLVNGTHPEKEKEKEKEKVMEKDLNHKEADLMLPAPDSARCSPSPSVSPSPSPLNTQPTSPSMDLDDPLVATDEKKETSNKSSSSSLSASPSGLNCDPEVKEGFLCLSEEDEIQADRDDNKESSEENMNVDAEKEDQKEEEGTSENAGADISSPAGTKRSLSEEKDEDDEEIKAERDGKRARLEGEELEAQLELKITANAGSRHKLEKMVQQLVEDRLRVLQLTVFDRSLKELKERVEKIDNATKQQNALQHINTLQAKISRLAKKFGAANQASENSKRTQEVHAASAAQANTANMTTPQRTVKTTVDPKLSSPPTGSSSTAIPAQPKPLSTPTTPASSALAAPAPILQIISTTTSSTPSSTSLPGQSQTGTLLLKTGPGTGVMTNTPVTSGGQSVSIQPLLIQLPLAMANGQSGALVNAAGGVGLIPVSSLSTVSSINKAKTTTPATTFILQKPAGSVVSSSSTSSAPAVSLARAVYPGGTGIVSSPSTGISVTTARTPTQCAAVVGVSTAASSPGTTGPAATGSAAAAAGPPSASALASKTDNQASTPKTPSQPGRPKGSVIDLTEDDDDVQVTGVQKATVSPITTQRASGPPPLVSSTTNAGSGVRTAQRSSVDSPSLSRPSSSSSTSLPPLPLAPSPPARLPPEAAHTSPPQQPQLKLARVQSQNGIVLSWCVAETDRNCAAVDTYHLYAYHQDNQGTASGASAQSLWKKIGEVKALPLPMACTLTQFVSGSTYYFAVRAKDVYGRFGPFCEPQCTDVINPASSASS; from the exons ATGGAAGTAGCTGTACCAGAGGAGCCTCAGAAGAAAATCTTCCGTGCACGCAAAACTATGAAGATGAGCGATCGGCAGCAACTGGAAGCTCTGCACAACACCTTGACAACCTCCAGCTCCGCCTCTTACTCATCTTCCTCATCGCAACCTCAGACACCACTGGTGAATGGCACCCACCCCGAGAaggagaaggagaaagagaaggagaaagTAATGGAGAAGGACTTGAATCATAAAGAGGCCGACTTGATGTTACCTGCCCCGGATTCAGCTCGCTGTTCCCCTTCTCCATCTGTCTCTCCATCCCCCTCTCCACTCAACACACAGCCTACCTCACCTTCTATGGATTTGGACGACCCCCTTGTGGCCACAGATGAGAAAAAGGAGACAAGCAATAAAAGTTCCTCCTCTTCTCTCTCTGCTTCTCCATCTGGGTTAAACTGTGATCCAGAGGTTAAAGAAGGATTTCTGTGCTTGAGCGAAGAGGATGAAATCCAAGCAGACAGAGATGACAATAAAGAAAGTAGTGAGGAGAACATGAACGTAGATGCTGAGAAAGAGGACCAAAAAGAGGAAGAAGGCACTTCTGAGAATGCAGGAG CAGACATCAGCTCCCCTGCTGGTACAAAGAGATCATTGTCTGAGGAGAaggatgaagatgatgaagaaaTCAAGGCAGAGAGAGATGGAAAACGAGCAAGGCTGGAGGGTGAGGAGTTGGAGGCTCAGCTGGAGCTGAAAATCACAGCCAATGCGGGGAGCCGGCATAAACTAGAGAAg ATGGTACAGCAGTTAGTCGAGGACCGGTTACGGGTGCTGCAGTTGACTGTATTTGACCGAAGCCTAAAAGAGCTGAAAGAGAGAGTGGAGAAGATTGACAATGCAACCAAACAACAGAATGCTTTGCAGCATATTAACACACTACAG GCTAAGATTTCCCGGCTAGCCAAAAAGTTTGGTGCTGCTAATCAGGCCTCAGAGAACTCAAAGAGAACTCAAGAG GTTCATGCTGCCTCTGCTGCTCAGGCCAATACAGCAAACATGACTACACCGCAACG TACTGTTAAAACCACAGTGGATCCCAAACTGTCCAGTCCACCCACTGGTTCTAGTTCAACTG CAATCCCAGCTCAGCCCAAACCTCTGTCTACACCAACTACGCCAGCCTCCTCCGCTCTAGCCGCCCCTGCACCTATTCTACAGATCATCTCCACAACAACAAGCTCTACTCCCTCATCCACCTCTTTGCCTGGCCAGTCTCAGACAGGCACCCTACTACTAAAAACTGGTCCCGGTACAGGGGTCATGACAAACACCCCAGTAACATCAGGGGGTCAGTCAGTGTCTATTCAGCCTCTTTTAATTCAGCTGCCTTTAGCGATGGCAAATGGGCAAAGTGGGGCATTAGTTAATGCTGCCGGTGGTGTTGGTTTAATACCAGTGTCGTCATTATCTACGGTTAGTAGCATCAATAAGGCAAAGACGACTACACCTGCTACCACCTTCATCCTTCAAAAGCCAGCAGGCAGTGTTGTTTCGTCTTCCTCCACATCGTCAGCTCCGGCGGTATCGTTAGCGAGGGCCGTGTATCCGGGTGGCACAGGGATTGTTAGTTCACCCAGCACAGGGATATCTGTGACAACAGCCCGCACACCTACGCAGTGTGCTGCTGTAGTGGGAGTGTCTACAGCGGCCTCTTCTCCGGGAACCACGGGACCTGCAGCGACGGGGTCAGCAGCAGCTGCAGCTGGTCCGCCATCAGCTTCCGCATTGGCCTCAAAGACCG ATAATCAGGCCTCAACACCGAAAACACCCTCTCAG CCTGGGCGTCCCAAAGGTTCTGTGATAGATCTAactgaagatgatgatgatgttcaAG TGACAGGAGTCCAGAAGGCCACTGTTTCCCCCATCACTACCCAGCGTGCATCTGGGCCGCCTCCTTTAGTCAGCTCTACCACTAATGCTG GTTCAGGAGTTCGAACTGCACAACGTTCCTCTGTG GATTCTCCATCTCTTTCCCGTCCAAGCTCTTCTTCCTCCACCTCCCTTCCTCCACTACCACTGGCGCCATCGCCACCGGCACGTCTCCCACCCGAGGCCGCCCATACATCACCACCGCAGCAGCCCCAGCTCAAATTAGCCCGTGTCCAGAGCCAAAACGGGATCGTCCTCTCTTGGTGTGTTGCGGAAACGGACCGCAACTGCGCCGCTGTAGATACCTATCACCTGTACGCCTATCACCAGGACAACCAGGGGACAGCATCTGGTGCTTCAGCTCAGTCACTGTGGAAGAAGATCGGGGAGGTGAAGGCACTGCCGCTGCCCATGGCGTGCACCTTGACCCAGTTTGTGTCGGGGTCGACATATTATTTTGCCGTGAGGGCGAAAGATGTGTACGGCCGCTTCGGTCCTTTCTGTGAACCGCAGTGCACTGACGTCATTAATCCAGCATCCTCTGCATCATCCTAA